A single window of Intrasporangium calvum DSM 43043 DNA harbors:
- a CDS encoding ChaB family protein, whose amino-acid sequence MPAREEMPSTLRRSSKQAQDLWATVHDNAVEQYGEGERAHRTAFSALKHSFEKVGDHWEAKVEKGPSDAQAARHGVRARRGGETAGGVDANASKAHLYDVAKRLGVQGRSRMTKAQLVEAIGRANEMASRKALEAERD is encoded by the coding sequence ATGCCGGCCCGCGAGGAGATGCCCTCCACCCTCCGACGGTCCTCGAAGCAGGCGCAGGATCTCTGGGCCACGGTCCACGACAACGCCGTCGAACAGTACGGCGAGGGAGAGCGGGCTCACCGAACGGCGTTCTCCGCGCTCAAGCACAGCTTCGAGAAGGTCGGGGACCACTGGGAGGCCAAGGTGGAGAAGGGGCCCTCCGACGCGCAGGCAGCCCGTCACGGCGTTCGGGCCCGAAGGGGTGGGGAGACCGCCGGGGGCGTGGACGCGAACGCATCGAAGGCACACCTGTACGACGTTGCCAAGCGGCTCGGGGTCCAGGGCCGCTCTCGGATGACCAAGGCCCAGCTCGTCGAAGCCATCGGTCGCGCGAACGAGATGGCATCACGGAAGGCGCTTGAGGCAGAGCGGGATTGA
- a CDS encoding NAD-dependent epimerase/dehydratase family protein, with the protein MRVAVTGGSGKLGRHVVERLSTSGHTVVNLDREGSRGAGFVRVDLSDYGQVLDALSGARDGAQPAPVEAVVHLAAIPAPGLASDIETFRNNMTATFSVFHAAIRLGIRNIVFASSETVLGLPFDTAPPYVPVDEEYPGRPESVYSLVKHLEEQLAGELCRWHPNVKIIGLRFSNVMDVADYAEFPFDEDARTRKWNLWAYIDGRDGAQAVEKALLHDATGFDAFIVASPDTVMTRPNAELLDEIYPDVPRTGEIGEHTTLLSIDKARRVLGYEPQFSWRDPGS; encoded by the coding sequence ATGCGCGTTGCCGTCACCGGAGGTTCGGGCAAGCTCGGACGTCACGTCGTCGAACGGCTCTCGACCAGCGGCCACACCGTTGTCAACCTTGACCGTGAGGGCTCTCGTGGTGCGGGTTTCGTCCGGGTGGACCTGTCCGACTACGGGCAGGTCCTCGACGCCCTCTCCGGTGCCCGTGACGGCGCCCAGCCCGCCCCCGTGGAAGCGGTCGTCCACCTGGCCGCGATCCCAGCGCCCGGGCTCGCCAGCGACATCGAGACCTTCCGCAACAACATGACGGCGACGTTCAGCGTCTTCCACGCGGCCATCCGACTCGGGATCCGCAACATCGTCTTCGCCTCCTCCGAGACGGTGCTCGGGCTGCCTTTCGACACAGCGCCGCCGTACGTGCCCGTCGACGAGGAGTACCCCGGACGCCCCGAGTCGGTCTACTCCCTCGTCAAGCACCTCGAGGAGCAGCTGGCGGGCGAGCTCTGCCGGTGGCACCCGAACGTCAAGATCATCGGGCTGCGCTTCTCCAACGTCATGGATGTCGCCGACTATGCCGAGTTCCCCTTCGACGAGGACGCCCGCACCCGCAAGTGGAACCTCTGGGCCTACATCGACGGACGCGACGGCGCCCAAGCCGTCGAGAAGGCGCTGCTCCACGACGCGACCGGCTTCGACGCGTTCATCGTCGCGTCACCGGACACGGTCATGACCCGTCCCAACGCCGAGCTGCTCGACGAGATCTACCCCGACGTCCCGCGCACGGGCGAGATCGGCGAGCACACCACCCTCCTGTCGATCGACAAGGCGCGTCGTGTGCTCGGCTACGAGCCGCAGTTCTCCTGGCGCGACCCGGGATCGTGA
- a CDS encoding HNH endonuclease signature motif containing protein, whose protein sequence is MPVDPLGVVAVDPESLDLDGADAGWLEASLAQAEARLDTEETERPEPLAVKIDALLGASLVSHGSAELAVAVEHVAAARAQHEVVLVNVLAELEARGEQPPGGLRPADWLRSVDPGMSAGQAKDLETVARAVNEPRWRELRARVTMQHVTVAKAARIVEFDQRVSPVADPEEVDGAVTDLLGAAPGLVVEDFTRLVRHHTEQVRPPKDEGDEERVDAGRRSARGLWFGQPNRTGMVSLRGVLDPEAAAVLKSAIAPLAAPCPERDGHGHTVSPDPRSPAKRRADALVEIVERGVAAAADLPVTDKAKLVVTLDHEVLTGRIRGTGLAGSGDVITAAAVRRLACDAAIIPMVLGGAGEPLDVGRARRLVTAAMRAALWQRDAGCTFPGCTAPAQWTDAHHVTPWWGGGPTSMDNLALLCRRHHTHVHRHELTATVRPTGVTWHT, encoded by the coding sequence TTGCCGGTCGACCCGCTCGGGGTGGTGGCGGTGGATCCGGAGAGTCTGGACCTCGACGGCGCGGACGCTGGCTGGCTGGAGGCTTCTCTGGCGCAGGCGGAGGCTCGCCTGGACACCGAGGAGACGGAGCGTCCAGAGCCGCTCGCAGTGAAGATCGACGCGTTGTTGGGGGCTTCGCTGGTGTCGCACGGCTCGGCGGAGCTGGCCGTGGCGGTGGAGCATGTGGCCGCAGCGCGGGCTCAGCATGAGGTGGTGCTCGTCAACGTCCTGGCCGAGCTGGAGGCACGTGGCGAGCAGCCGCCCGGTGGGTTGCGGCCCGCAGACTGGCTGCGGTCGGTGGATCCCGGGATGAGCGCGGGCCAGGCGAAGGACCTGGAGACCGTGGCCCGGGCGGTGAACGAGCCCCGGTGGCGAGAGCTGCGGGCGCGGGTGACCATGCAGCACGTCACGGTGGCCAAGGCGGCCCGGATCGTCGAGTTCGACCAGCGGGTCTCACCGGTAGCGGATCCGGAGGAGGTGGACGGGGCCGTGACGGATCTGCTGGGGGCCGCCCCGGGGCTGGTCGTGGAGGACTTCACCCGGCTCGTGCGTCATCACACCGAGCAGGTCCGGCCACCCAAGGACGAGGGGGATGAGGAACGGGTTGATGCGGGCCGACGCTCGGCGCGGGGCCTGTGGTTCGGTCAACCGAACCGGACCGGGATGGTCAGCCTGCGTGGGGTGTTGGACCCGGAGGCCGCCGCCGTGCTGAAGTCGGCGATCGCCCCGCTGGCAGCACCCTGTCCGGAGCGGGACGGGCACGGTCACACGGTGTCGCCGGACCCGCGCTCGCCCGCCAAGCGCCGCGCGGACGCGTTGGTCGAGATCGTCGAGCGGGGCGTCGCGGCAGCTGCGGACCTACCGGTGACGGACAAGGCCAAGCTGGTGGTCACCCTCGATCACGAGGTGCTCACCGGCCGGATCCGTGGCACCGGGCTCGCCGGGTCCGGGGACGTGATCACGGCGGCGGCTGTGCGGCGGCTCGCCTGTGATGCGGCCATCATCCCGATGGTCCTCGGCGGGGCGGGGGAGCCGTTGGACGTCGGCCGGGCCCGGCGGCTCGTCACGGCCGCGATGCGGGCCGCGTTGTGGCAACGCGATGCGGGGTGCACGTTCCCGGGATGCACGGCTCCAGCGCAGTGGACCGACGCGCACCACGTGACCCCCTGGTGGGGCGGTGGGCCCACCAGCATGGACAACCTGGCCCTGCTGTGCCGACGGCACCACACCCATGTGCACCGTCACGAGCTGACCGCGACCGTCAGGCCGACCGGCGTGACCTGGCACACCTGA
- a CDS encoding TIGR02680 family protein has translation MNDERPQRFSLSRGGVLNVWQYDDQVFDFGGGRLLLRGTNGAGKSKTLEMLLPFVIDGDKAKITASGRHHTSLLWLMLDGYTGANRTGYLWVEFARPTADGGSETLTCGIGLRASDSARTATTWYFTSPRRVGVDLHLTDAAGPLSLQRLRAEVETDGHFFDPNATRRYREHVGQLLFGLPLDQYEDLLRLLYWLRQPQVGEDIDPKRLAEQLVQALPQIDESALRSAGDTFDQLEEFGEQIDRQERAAAAIGSFLQSYRTYARGVVAERAQAVVDAADVERRARREVRRLERAVAETLDGLDRARAAQHRAESELADAAARITQLKAGPEARAQAQLLALDDHLTTRLQLADQAERRLVEQQQRVSEAQRRATDAAVDLVAATTEWVSRARTVRAEGADAGIVGPLARVAHLAIAEPDWRAPDSVVELRAALAAAPEELLDVRDRVGVARAAVKVVDAARARAEDLRSDAVRREEDSARAETTLAGRQARHDEAVTATMDATEQFVAALTTWLEMTAAVPVPRPEISAAELGAFGAVVADAVAPVRAEAEQHRADARTRLAAAEGDQEQVRAERAEVAAERDPRPAPPVWRRDDRGALEAIGGAPFWRLVDFRDDIDAPTRAAIEAALEGSGLLDAWVTAEGRVVPEAEDAFLIDVSPEPQEGTGRSLAAVLRADSHLPGAVPSDVVDAVLSRVGLVDDLRSGAAPDDDSLAGGPRADHTLAHVRIGLDGSWWTGPLVGRTNKERAQFIGAAARDAERSRRLAALDGRLDELGRTIAVAGAQVQLHTATLQSLDAWHRARPSHEGLLTAWAAEQASATAVDEARAELAAAARLAQAARAAAAVAHDELVRLGQIHDLPITAQGLHARDERLRAILDQTRDLDDRRSVLERDLAEWEERGRFAVAERERLDEAADDDERARTEAATAAAELDELRASAGASVAELEQRLDELAKTRDRADAERREQVRQVEQLVRASATLESEHRTAAHSLGEATPRLGAAREGLVRLERAPGVIASATTEGHVAVEASSAAYDHWTPDEPRAILAALGEGGCSDDTPVISASQGLLASAAATLEPRLAKVEDVWVAFGLGEGGELPLVALELQLSATVRANRELLSQRERQIFEEQVLGYLGDALRGVRLKAEELVAAMNSQLRGVTTSQGIRVRLRWRQRDDIAADAKRAVELLGQPVGALLPSERIELRESLHRLIDSSRSEAPEESYAEHLSRALDYRRWFAFSVQYHRPETGEWRDLQRKSALSQGEQKVLCYLPLFAAASAHFTSLAGAAPHAPRFVLLDDAFPKIDARTHPLLFGLLVDLDLDFVVTSERLWGTHATVPELAIYEALRSPGERGIAQFEHRWDGQLLTAVGARGPAASGSAGGGDG, from the coding sequence TTGAACGACGAACGACCGCAGCGCTTCTCGCTGAGCCGGGGCGGGGTCCTCAACGTGTGGCAGTACGACGACCAGGTCTTCGACTTCGGCGGTGGTCGACTCCTGCTTCGGGGCACCAACGGCGCGGGCAAGTCGAAGACGCTCGAGATGCTCCTCCCGTTCGTCATCGATGGCGACAAGGCCAAGATCACTGCGTCGGGTCGCCACCACACGAGCCTGCTCTGGCTCATGCTCGACGGATACACCGGAGCGAACCGGACCGGCTACCTCTGGGTCGAGTTCGCGCGGCCCACTGCCGACGGCGGGAGCGAGACCCTGACCTGCGGCATCGGTCTGCGGGCCAGCGACTCGGCCCGGACCGCCACGACGTGGTATTTCACCTCGCCCCGGCGCGTCGGAGTCGACCTGCACCTCACCGACGCGGCCGGCCCCCTGTCGCTGCAGCGGCTGCGCGCCGAGGTCGAGACCGACGGGCACTTCTTCGACCCCAACGCGACGCGCCGCTACCGCGAGCACGTCGGCCAGCTGCTGTTCGGCCTCCCCCTCGACCAGTACGAAGACCTGCTCCGGCTCCTCTACTGGCTGCGCCAGCCCCAGGTCGGCGAGGACATCGACCCCAAACGGCTCGCAGAGCAGCTGGTCCAGGCACTGCCGCAGATCGACGAGTCCGCGCTCCGCTCAGCGGGGGACACCTTCGACCAGCTCGAGGAGTTCGGTGAGCAGATCGACCGGCAGGAGCGCGCGGCTGCGGCGATTGGCTCCTTCCTCCAGAGCTACCGCACCTACGCCCGCGGCGTGGTCGCGGAACGCGCCCAAGCGGTGGTCGACGCGGCCGACGTCGAGCGCCGGGCCCGCCGGGAGGTACGCCGGCTGGAACGTGCGGTCGCCGAGACCCTCGACGGGCTCGACCGCGCCCGAGCAGCTCAGCACCGCGCGGAGTCGGAGCTCGCCGACGCCGCCGCCCGGATCACCCAGCTCAAAGCCGGACCTGAGGCCCGCGCGCAGGCGCAGCTGCTCGCCCTCGACGATCATCTGACAACGCGTCTCCAGCTCGCCGACCAGGCCGAGCGACGCCTCGTCGAGCAGCAGCAGCGCGTGTCGGAAGCCCAGCGCCGGGCGACCGATGCGGCGGTGGACCTCGTCGCCGCCACCACCGAGTGGGTGAGCCGAGCCCGGACGGTGCGCGCCGAGGGCGCCGACGCCGGCATCGTCGGCCCGCTCGCACGTGTCGCGCACCTCGCGATAGCGGAGCCCGACTGGCGAGCACCTGACTCGGTCGTCGAGCTGCGGGCCGCGCTGGCTGCTGCGCCGGAGGAGCTGCTGGACGTGAGAGACCGCGTCGGTGTGGCGAGGGCTGCGGTCAAGGTCGTCGACGCGGCGCGCGCCCGGGCCGAGGACCTGCGCAGCGACGCCGTCCGACGGGAGGAGGACAGCGCCCGGGCCGAGACCACGCTCGCGGGCCGGCAGGCCCGCCACGACGAGGCCGTCACCGCCACGATGGACGCCACGGAACAGTTCGTGGCCGCGCTCACCACGTGGCTCGAGATGACTGCTGCCGTTCCCGTCCCGCGTCCGGAGATCTCGGCTGCGGAGCTGGGGGCCTTCGGAGCAGTCGTTGCCGACGCGGTTGCCCCGGTCCGCGCCGAGGCCGAGCAGCACCGCGCCGACGCCCGGACGCGGCTCGCTGCCGCAGAGGGCGACCAGGAACAGGTTCGGGCCGAGCGGGCTGAGGTCGCCGCCGAGCGAGACCCTCGACCCGCGCCTCCGGTGTGGCGCCGGGACGACCGAGGTGCGCTGGAGGCCATCGGAGGTGCACCCTTCTGGCGCCTCGTCGACTTCCGCGACGACATCGACGCGCCCACGCGCGCTGCCATCGAAGCTGCCCTCGAGGGCAGCGGCCTCCTCGACGCCTGGGTCACAGCCGAGGGACGCGTCGTGCCCGAAGCCGAGGACGCCTTCCTCATCGACGTTTCCCCCGAGCCGCAGGAGGGGACCGGCCGCAGCCTCGCCGCCGTCCTGCGCGCCGACTCGCACCTGCCCGGTGCGGTCCCCAGCGACGTGGTCGACGCCGTGCTGTCCCGGGTGGGGCTCGTCGACGATCTGCGGTCCGGAGCTGCGCCCGACGACGACTCGCTCGCCGGGGGACCACGTGCGGATCACACTCTCGCCCACGTGCGGATCGGGCTCGACGGCTCGTGGTGGACCGGCCCTCTCGTGGGTCGAACGAACAAGGAGAGGGCGCAGTTCATCGGAGCGGCCGCTCGCGATGCGGAGCGGTCACGACGCCTCGCGGCTCTTGACGGGCGTCTGGACGAGCTGGGTCGAACCATCGCGGTCGCAGGCGCCCAGGTGCAGCTCCACACCGCCACGCTGCAATCGCTCGACGCCTGGCACCGCGCCCGCCCCTCCCACGAAGGCCTCCTCACTGCCTGGGCCGCGGAACAGGCGAGCGCCACGGCCGTCGACGAGGCTCGGGCGGAGCTCGCCGCTGCCGCACGTCTGGCCCAGGCCGCACGCGCCGCCGCGGCGGTGGCCCACGACGAGCTCGTCAGGCTCGGCCAGATCCACGACCTGCCCATCACCGCTCAGGGCCTGCACGCTCGGGATGAGAGGCTCCGCGCCATCCTCGACCAGACCCGCGACCTCGACGACCGACGCTCGGTCCTCGAGCGGGACCTGGCCGAGTGGGAGGAGCGAGGCCGGTTCGCGGTCGCCGAGCGGGAGCGCCTGGACGAGGCCGCGGATGACGACGAGCGCGCTCGGACCGAGGCCGCGACCGCTGCTGCCGAGCTCGACGAGCTCCGTGCGTCTGCCGGTGCCTCCGTCGCCGAGCTCGAGCAGCGCCTCGACGAGCTCGCCAAGACCCGAGATCGGGCCGACGCCGAGCGTCGTGAGCAGGTGCGACAGGTCGAACAGCTCGTGCGGGCTTCGGCCACCCTCGAGAGCGAGCATCGCACCGCCGCTCACTCACTCGGCGAGGCGACTCCCCGGCTGGGTGCGGCCCGTGAGGGGCTCGTCCGCCTCGAGCGCGCTCCCGGCGTGATCGCCTCCGCCACGACGGAAGGTCACGTGGCCGTGGAAGCGAGCTCAGCGGCATACGACCACTGGACGCCAGACGAACCACGCGCCATCCTCGCCGCCCTCGGTGAAGGGGGGTGCAGCGACGACACGCCGGTCATCTCCGCCAGCCAAGGGCTGCTGGCCAGCGCGGCCGCCACGTTGGAGCCCCGGTTGGCCAAGGTCGAGGACGTGTGGGTGGCCTTCGGGCTCGGGGAGGGCGGCGAGCTGCCGCTCGTGGCCCTCGAGCTCCAGCTCTCCGCCACGGTCCGGGCGAACCGTGAGCTGCTCAGCCAGCGCGAGCGCCAGATCTTCGAGGAGCAGGTTCTCGGGTATCTCGGGGACGCGCTCCGTGGCGTGCGACTCAAGGCCGAGGAGCTCGTCGCGGCGATGAACTCACAGCTGCGGGGTGTGACGACGTCACAGGGCATCCGCGTCCGCCTCCGCTGGCGGCAGCGGGACGACATCGCCGCCGACGCGAAGCGCGCCGTGGAGCTGCTCGGGCAGCCGGTCGGGGCGCTCCTGCCGAGCGAGCGGATCGAGCTGCGCGAGTCGCTCCACCGGCTCATCGACTCCTCGCGCAGTGAAGCGCCCGAGGAGTCCTACGCCGAGCACCTCTCCCGGGCCCTGGACTACCGCCGGTGGTTCGCGTTCAGCGTTCAGTACCACCGACCGGAGACCGGGGAGTGGCGGGACCTGCAACGCAAGTCCGCCCTGTCCCAGGGCGAGCAGAAGGTGCTGTGCTACCTGCCGCTCTTTGCTGCCGCATCCGCGCACTTCACCTCCCTCGCGGGCGCGGCGCCCCATGCACCGCGGTTCGTCCTGCTCGATGACGCGTTCCCGAAGATCGACGCGCGCACCCACCCGCTGCTCTTCGGGCTGCTCGTCGACCTCGACCTCGACTTCGTCGTGACGAGCGAGCGACTCTGGGGCACCCACGCCACGGTGCCGGAGCTGGCGATCTACGAGGCGCTGCGCAGCCCCGGGGAGCGCGGCATCGCGCAGTTCGAGCACCGGTGGGACGGCCAGCTGCTGACTGCGGTGGGGGCCCGGGGACCCGCGGCGTCGGGCTCGGCAGGGGGAGGCGATGGCTGA
- a CDS encoding DUF4242 domain-containing protein → MPLFMDVHSLGDGVTMDDVARAHAADLATQDAHEVSYLRYWVAEGEGQIFCLVEAPNAEAADTVHREAHGLVADHVYAVQEGS, encoded by the coding sequence ATGCCGCTCTTCATGGATGTCCACTCGCTCGGCGACGGAGTCACGATGGACGATGTCGCCAGGGCCCATGCCGCAGACCTGGCCACCCAGGACGCGCATGAGGTCAGCTACCTGCGCTACTGGGTCGCCGAAGGAGAGGGGCAGATCTTCTGCCTCGTCGAGGCCCCGAACGCGGAGGCCGCCGACACCGTCCACCGCGAGGCGCACGGCCTGGTTGCCGACCACGTCTACGCCGTCCAGGAGGGCAGCTGA
- a CDS encoding alpha/beta fold hydrolase: MASWQMKVVALVVRLTRRRAFLSEEAGAAMLRQPQSSSHPPRSLRRRCAVSSRQIGGFQVHTVSAAETGRAGETGQTSLVFLHGGAYTREIVRQHWELVAHLAVELGVDVHVPLYGLAPRHDGLEALAFVTDVLETVCAGGRTAYVVGDSAGGGLALLAAQATAGRDDIRIAGLTLIAPWLDLTMSNPGIDAVERIDPWLARPGLRPVARSWANGLPLDDPRLSPIRGELNGVPPVDLWVGTRDITLPDCRLLRDLLPTASLAGYHEQADAIHDTPLLPVPEGRAARQSITDHIRRRTLAPAP; the protein is encoded by the coding sequence TTGGCCAGCTGGCAGATGAAGGTCGTCGCGCTCGTCGTTCGCCTCACCCGGCGACGCGCGTTTCTCAGCGAGGAGGCCGGGGCGGCAATGCTCCGGCAGCCACAGTCGTCGTCCCACCCGCCTCGGTCGCTGAGGCGACGCTGCGCGGTGTCCTCTCGCCAGATCGGGGGTTTCCAGGTGCACACGGTCAGTGCAGCGGAAACTGGGCGAGCCGGCGAAACGGGCCAGACGAGCCTCGTCTTCCTCCACGGAGGCGCGTACACGCGGGAGATCGTGCGGCAGCACTGGGAGCTCGTGGCCCACCTCGCCGTCGAGCTCGGAGTGGACGTGCACGTGCCGCTCTACGGGCTCGCACCTCGCCACGACGGCCTCGAGGCGCTGGCGTTCGTCACCGACGTGCTCGAGACGGTCTGCGCAGGCGGCCGGACGGCCTACGTCGTCGGTGACTCCGCCGGAGGCGGCCTGGCCCTGCTGGCTGCTCAGGCGACGGCAGGCCGGGACGACATCCGGATCGCCGGTCTCACCCTCATCGCGCCGTGGCTCGACCTGACCATGTCCAACCCAGGCATCGATGCCGTCGAACGCATCGACCCGTGGCTGGCCCGCCCGGGCCTGCGCCCGGTCGCCCGGTCGTGGGCCAACGGGCTGCCCCTCGACGACCCGCGACTCAGCCCGATCCGCGGCGAGCTCAACGGGGTCCCGCCCGTGGACCTGTGGGTCGGCACGCGCGACATCACCCTGCCCGACTGCCGCCTGCTGCGCGACCTCCTGCCCACGGCGTCGCTGGCCGGCTACCACGAGCAGGCGGACGCCATCCACGACACCCCGCTGCTGCCGGTCCCGGAAGGCCGCGCCGCCCGACAGTCCATCACCGACCACATCCGGCGGCGCACCCTCGCGCCCGCCCCGTAG
- a CDS encoding DUF2399 domain-containing protein yields MAEPAPQWLHGDRLRRVWDHVGDALERRALQPRGTLEVAGLSRDERHALSDVVGSPVTGATVRLRLADLDHRFRARTGRGVAEVVTWVTGRVLVDRAAQRRDAIALRQGPFDAAREWLLKELPGSSGSGPGAPVSGPGAPVSGGHAAGAPQASVGLIPAAATGWVDDWLAALRRDGVLTAGSDSTSVLITALRVLEGCGAFGNGPAKAHARTDLAARITGSSHGLDDGSKVALVVLRAAAARSGTRLPRSASERRRLWEALGVVVDRVSATCLVWNITPAPMPAASTPRLAGPGLSGTAAHRTDGGPPAPGAADARVAPRHLTWWDLDSGVAFLKEQRILVCENPRILEAIAERGPTAERIGLVCTMGRANLVVREVLRRLVTSGAVLRYHGDFDWAGVALANSCLAEFGADPWLMGPDDYHGGHGSEPLSGRPIEADWDQELAAAMRARGVAVHEEAVLESLVERLPELWS; encoded by the coding sequence ATGGCTGAACCCGCGCCGCAGTGGTTGCACGGCGACCGCCTGCGGCGCGTCTGGGACCACGTCGGGGACGCCCTGGAGCGACGGGCACTCCAGCCCCGCGGCACGCTCGAGGTGGCAGGGCTGTCTCGGGACGAACGACACGCGTTGTCCGACGTGGTCGGCTCACCCGTCACCGGAGCGACCGTCCGACTGCGGCTCGCCGACCTCGACCACCGGTTCCGCGCCCGCACGGGGCGTGGAGTCGCCGAGGTCGTGACGTGGGTGACCGGTCGTGTCCTCGTCGACCGCGCCGCGCAACGTCGCGATGCGATCGCCCTGCGGCAGGGGCCGTTCGACGCCGCGCGCGAATGGTTGCTGAAGGAGCTGCCCGGCTCCTCGGGGAGCGGGCCGGGTGCACCGGTGAGCGGGCCGGGTGCACCGGTGAGCGGGGGCCACGCTGCTGGGGCGCCGCAGGCGTCCGTGGGGCTGATCCCAGCGGCGGCCACCGGCTGGGTCGACGACTGGCTGGCCGCGCTGCGTCGTGACGGGGTGCTGACTGCCGGGTCCGACAGCACGTCTGTCCTCATCACCGCACTGCGTGTGCTCGAGGGCTGCGGGGCGTTCGGCAACGGCCCAGCGAAAGCACACGCCCGGACGGACCTCGCGGCCCGGATCACGGGTTCGTCGCACGGTCTGGACGACGGCTCAAAGGTGGCCCTCGTGGTGCTGCGGGCGGCGGCTGCCCGGTCCGGCACCCGTCTCCCGCGGAGCGCGTCAGAGCGTCGTCGCCTGTGGGAGGCGCTTGGGGTCGTCGTCGACCGCGTGTCCGCGACCTGCTTGGTCTGGAACATCACACCGGCCCCGATGCCGGCGGCGTCGACGCCGAGGTTGGCTGGACCTGGCCTCTCGGGGACCGCCGCGCACCGCACCGACGGCGGCCCACCCGCGCCGGGGGCGGCCGATGCCCGCGTTGCTCCCCGGCACCTCACCTGGTGGGACCTGGACTCGGGAGTCGCCTTCCTGAAAGAGCAACGGATCCTGGTGTGTGAGAACCCCCGCATTCTCGAGGCGATCGCCGAGCGGGGCCCGACTGCCGAGCGAATCGGCTTGGTGTGCACCATGGGCCGCGCCAACCTTGTCGTGCGGGAGGTGCTGAGGCGGCTCGTCACCTCCGGGGCGGTCCTGCGATACCACGGCGACTTCGACTGGGCCGGAGTGGCGCTCGCGAACTCGTGTCTGGCGGAGTTCGGCGCTGACCCGTGGCTGATGGGCCCGGACGACTACCACGGTGGGCACGGTTCGGAACCGTTGAGCGGTCGCCCGATCGAAGCAGACTGGGACCAGGAGCTCGCTGCGGCGATGCGTGCCCGGGGCGTGGCCGTGCACGAGGAAGCGGTCCTCGAGTCGCTGGTCGAGCGGCTTCCCGAGCTGTGGTCGTGA
- a CDS encoding TIGR02678 family protein, with product MSADAGTADRLARPPQAEDAQDTHERRLAARALLRRPLMPVGHGHDDELRLIRRHRVSLTRFFAEALGYRLTVDPAGARLYKTGLGRDGSRPLLRGRAGVPFTPRAYAMLTLTIAALTRTKSQLLVDELVAGVRSTAVEAGVDVDLDAIGDRRALHAALLALVRFGALSERDGDLEHWAEERTQSLLDVRRDVLGLLVAAPLSTLESVDDLLAPAKVPSAAGGARITTRRRLVESPILTTSDLAPDHAEWWARNRNREREWHLDQLGLALELRAEGALGLDPDEELTDVEFPGRGRTSHLALLLLEAMVEDVRPAPDPLGRAGPSSSAWHRIGRGRIDALGRPLLATWAAGLRRDQREDPSAAVAESLRLLESVGLVRPEPDGDPGEWQVHAAAHRYRPVAELAAASGRGEASLFDLEGES from the coding sequence GTGAGCGCTGACGCGGGTACCGCCGATCGCCTGGCCCGGCCACCCCAGGCCGAGGACGCTCAGGACACGCACGAGCGTCGCCTCGCGGCCCGGGCGCTGCTTCGGCGGCCCCTCATGCCCGTCGGGCACGGCCACGACGACGAGCTGAGGCTCATCCGGCGGCACCGGGTGTCCCTGACCCGCTTCTTCGCCGAGGCGCTCGGATACCGCCTCACCGTGGATCCGGCGGGGGCCCGGCTCTACAAGACGGGCCTCGGCCGTGACGGGTCGCGCCCGCTGCTCCGGGGTCGGGCGGGGGTGCCCTTCACCCCGCGGGCCTACGCGATGCTGACGCTGACGATCGCGGCGCTCACCCGGACCAAGTCCCAGCTGCTCGTGGACGAGCTCGTCGCAGGAGTCCGCTCGACGGCCGTGGAGGCCGGGGTGGACGTGGACCTCGACGCGATCGGGGACCGCCGGGCGCTGCACGCCGCGCTGCTCGCGCTCGTCCGGTTCGGGGCGCTCAGCGAGCGCGACGGGGACCTCGAGCACTGGGCCGAGGAACGCACCCAGTCCCTGCTCGACGTCCGCCGCGACGTCCTCGGCCTGCTCGTCGCCGCCCCACTGTCGACGCTCGAGTCGGTCGACGACCTGCTGGCACCGGCCAAGGTTCCCTCGGCTGCCGGCGGGGCGCGCATCACGACCCGCCGTCGCCTCGTCGAGTCGCCGATCCTGACGACCAGTGACCTGGCACCCGACCACGCTGAGTGGTGGGCCCGCAACCGCAACCGCGAGCGCGAGTGGCACCTCGACCAGCTCGGCCTGGCGCTCGAGCTGCGCGCCGAGGGAGCCCTCGGCCTGGACCCTGACGAGGAGCTGACCGACGTCGAGTTCCCCGGTCGAGGCCGCACCAGCCACCTGGCGCTGCTGCTCCTCGAGGCGATGGTCGAGGATGTGCGGCCGGCGCCCGATCCGCTCGGGCGCGCCGGCCCGTCGTCCTCCGCGTGGCACCGCATCGGTCGCGGAAGGATCGACGCCCTGGGGCGGCCGCTCCTTGCGACGTGGGCTGCCGGCCTTCGTCGGGACCAGCGCGAGGACCCGTCGGCCGCCGTCGCCGAGAGCCTGCGGCTGCTCGAGTCCGTCGGGCTCGTCCGGCCGGAGCCCGACGGCGACCCTGGCGAGTGGCAGGTCCACGCGGCCGCCCACCGCTACCGACCTGTCGCCGAGCTGGCTGCAGCGTCGGGCCGCGGGGAGGCATCACTGTTCGACCTGGAGGGGGAGTCTTGA